The proteins below are encoded in one region of Micromonospora sp. DSM 45708:
- the drmA gene encoding DISARM system helicase DrmA: MIDPAPGLQLAHQPDGTSYIVRENLVDILERELLGPSGGPEELLAVSPRQLYLVGHIAPVKLTEPDADPAGSEDGYGLVGIRSDAAGFHAQRGIPAESADGTDVEGEEDDADDKAPRQGLMIPSSMGLRFQVPNDLAEFTVTASWGTYESVKTGEVDKQGRAVRRYRRTPVGIVEKIAVAELTPGRTYTRVLSGQICLRIDAYDDARFGRRLIEIALVNDRETPPTIPVHEWLFQTKLHVDAGGAAVFLPVRDVMEQEWPEHDDEMRRLHLQYRNRLEFAVGRTCSVDWRAEPGARRATAVWTTWLPVAETPQTQARSVTGAMLSMDALAKASPEQVRDGLAPLVDGYRTWLDGEAPKAAQLPEHLRDLAEEVVEEARAAQQRLADGLAHVVADPEAFACFRFMNEVMRDQRVHSRIGALRSSDPSLSFDNARDQVEADEREKPSSWRPFQLAFILMQLPALTDPTAAARSGELSRVELLFFPTGGGKTEAYLGLAAYTFAIRRRQQMVASSDGPLDGRDGVAVLMRYTLRLLTAQQFQRAATLVCAAELVRRRDEATWGSKPFRIGLWVGTDVSPKRWNEADEQLRKANAYGGHRLTVLQVQRCPWCGSPIGAGNVKPVKMTRRVLVFCGDDMGQCPFAKGGQVDEGLPMLTVDEEIYRMPPAFVIATVDKFARLAREGEAASLFGYVSSYCGWHGYVHPDYAGCSITTQHQAVPGLPAATVRPVGRLRPPDLIIQDELHLITGALGTAVGLFEVAVETLASWETADGKPVRPMIVASTATVRRADEQVRGLYGRGVQIFPPQVLDVADTYFSQELPIGPTTPGRRYIGVSAQGVRLSSAEIRVAEVLLLAGQLLFDRSGSAADPYMTLVGYFNATRELAGMARYMADDVQNRVRQPRPGSGFPRRLGSYGRLVTGELTSRIASVDIGRTLDNLALEFDPDYATTAAMRQRLEQQEVGGRMERPKADPFDVVLATSMLQVGVDVQRLGLMLVVGQPKNTAEYIQASSRVGRDVGRPGEDCGRPGLVVALGNWARPRDLAHYEQFRHYHETFYAQVEALSVTPFSPTALDRGIDGVLVSAARVLQAHRDDGLSPERGAWRVRDEQNALAALVDRLSARIRPAAQLDDLMAQAHQRLINRLDQWNARGKYAGKLSKTLVYERTGDNDSYLPLLISPENARAHQGQQDRAPFVVAHSMREVQPEINLLVSPIPERLFVVEPDDAPAWELPEGEDE, encoded by the coding sequence GTGATCGATCCCGCGCCGGGGTTGCAGCTCGCGCACCAGCCGGACGGCACCTCGTACATAGTTCGCGAGAACCTGGTCGACATCCTGGAACGTGAGCTGCTCGGTCCATCGGGTGGTCCGGAGGAGCTGTTGGCGGTGAGCCCGCGTCAGCTGTACCTGGTGGGGCATATCGCGCCGGTGAAGCTGACCGAGCCCGATGCTGATCCGGCCGGCTCTGAGGACGGGTATGGCCTGGTAGGCATCCGATCTGATGCGGCAGGTTTTCATGCTCAACGTGGGATTCCGGCCGAGTCTGCCGATGGCACCGACGTCGAGGGCGAGGAGGATGACGCCGACGACAAGGCTCCGAGGCAAGGGCTGATGATTCCGTCGTCGATGGGGTTGCGGTTCCAGGTGCCGAACGATCTGGCGGAGTTCACGGTCACCGCGTCGTGGGGCACCTACGAGAGCGTGAAGACCGGTGAGGTCGACAAGCAGGGCCGGGCGGTGCGGCGGTATCGGCGCACGCCGGTTGGGATCGTCGAGAAGATCGCAGTGGCCGAGCTGACGCCGGGCCGGACGTACACGCGGGTACTATCCGGGCAGATCTGTTTGCGGATCGATGCCTACGACGACGCGCGTTTCGGCCGGCGGTTGATCGAGATCGCGCTGGTCAATGACCGGGAGACGCCGCCGACGATCCCAGTGCACGAGTGGCTGTTCCAGACGAAGCTGCACGTCGACGCGGGCGGTGCTGCGGTGTTCCTGCCGGTGCGCGACGTCATGGAGCAGGAGTGGCCGGAGCACGACGACGAAATGCGCCGGTTGCACTTGCAGTACCGCAACCGGCTGGAGTTCGCGGTCGGGCGGACCTGCTCGGTGGACTGGCGGGCGGAGCCGGGGGCACGGCGTGCGACGGCGGTGTGGACGACGTGGCTGCCGGTCGCGGAGACTCCGCAGACGCAGGCACGGTCGGTCACAGGCGCGATGCTGTCCATGGACGCACTGGCCAAGGCCAGCCCTGAACAGGTTCGTGACGGGCTCGCCCCGCTGGTGGACGGGTACCGGACCTGGCTCGACGGTGAGGCCCCGAAGGCGGCACAGCTCCCCGAGCATCTGCGGGACCTGGCCGAGGAGGTCGTGGAAGAGGCACGCGCGGCACAGCAGCGGCTGGCGGACGGTCTGGCGCACGTGGTGGCTGATCCGGAGGCGTTCGCATGCTTCCGGTTCATGAACGAGGTCATGCGGGACCAGCGGGTCCACTCCCGGATCGGGGCGTTGCGTAGCTCCGACCCGAGCCTGTCGTTCGACAACGCCCGCGATCAGGTCGAGGCCGACGAGCGGGAGAAGCCGTCGTCGTGGCGGCCATTCCAGCTGGCGTTCATCCTCATGCAGCTGCCAGCGTTGACCGACCCCACCGCGGCGGCGCGCAGCGGCGAGCTGTCGCGGGTGGAGTTGCTGTTCTTCCCGACCGGTGGTGGCAAGACCGAGGCCTACCTGGGCCTGGCCGCATACACGTTCGCGATCCGGCGCCGGCAGCAGATGGTGGCGTCCTCCGATGGGCCATTGGACGGGCGTGACGGGGTGGCCGTGTTGATGCGGTACACGTTGCGGCTGCTCACCGCGCAGCAGTTCCAGCGGGCCGCCACGCTGGTGTGCGCGGCGGAGCTTGTTCGCCGCCGGGACGAGGCAACCTGGGGTAGCAAGCCGTTCCGCATCGGGTTGTGGGTCGGCACCGACGTGAGCCCGAAGCGGTGGAACGAGGCGGACGAGCAGCTGCGCAAGGCCAACGCGTACGGCGGGCACCGGTTGACGGTGCTGCAGGTGCAGCGGTGCCCGTGGTGCGGCAGCCCGATCGGCGCTGGGAACGTGAAACCGGTCAAGATGACCCGGCGGGTGCTGGTCTTCTGCGGCGACGATATGGGGCAGTGCCCGTTCGCCAAGGGCGGTCAGGTGGATGAGGGCCTGCCGATGCTGACGGTGGACGAGGAGATCTATCGGATGCCGCCGGCGTTCGTGATCGCGACGGTCGACAAGTTCGCTCGGCTGGCGCGCGAGGGTGAGGCGGCGTCGCTGTTCGGCTATGTCAGCAGCTACTGCGGCTGGCACGGTTACGTGCACCCGGACTACGCCGGTTGCAGCATCACGACCCAACATCAGGCCGTGCCGGGCCTGCCCGCCGCGACCGTACGCCCGGTGGGACGACTCCGGCCGCCGGATCTGATCATTCAGGATGAGCTGCACCTGATCACCGGGGCGCTGGGCACCGCCGTGGGGCTGTTCGAGGTTGCCGTCGAGACCCTCGCGTCGTGGGAGACCGCCGACGGCAAGCCGGTCCGGCCGATGATCGTGGCATCGACGGCCACCGTGCGCCGCGCCGACGAGCAGGTACGAGGGCTGTACGGGCGCGGCGTCCAGATCTTTCCGCCGCAGGTCTTGGATGTGGCGGACACGTACTTCTCACAGGAGCTGCCGATCGGCCCGACTACCCCGGGCCGGCGCTACATCGGGGTGAGCGCGCAGGGGGTGCGGCTGTCGAGCGCGGAGATCCGGGTCGCCGAGGTGTTGCTGCTCGCCGGGCAGTTGCTGTTCGACCGCAGTGGGTCTGCCGCCGATCCGTACATGACGTTGGTGGGCTACTTCAACGCGACCCGTGAATTGGCCGGTATGGCCCGCTACATGGCCGACGACGTGCAGAACCGGGTCCGGCAGCCACGCCCTGGATCGGGTTTCCCACGGCGGCTCGGCTCGTACGGGCGCCTGGTCACCGGCGAACTGACCTCCCGCATCGCCTCGGTCGACATCGGACGCACCCTGGACAACCTTGCCCTGGAGTTCGACCCCGACTACGCCACGACCGCGGCGATGCGGCAGCGGCTCGAACAGCAGGAGGTCGGCGGGCGGATGGAGCGGCCGAAGGCCGACCCGTTCGACGTGGTGCTGGCCACCTCGATGCTGCAGGTCGGCGTCGACGTGCAGCGGCTCGGTCTGATGCTGGTGGTCGGGCAGCCGAAGAACACTGCCGAGTACATCCAGGCGTCCTCGCGGGTGGGCCGCGACGTCGGCCGTCCAGGCGAGGACTGCGGCCGGCCCGGTCTGGTCGTGGCGCTCGGGAACTGGGCGCGGCCCCGCGACCTGGCCCACTACGAGCAGTTCCGGCACTACCACGAGACGTTCTACGCACAGGTGGAGGCGCTGTCGGTTACCCCGTTCTCGCCGACGGCTCTGGACCGGGGCATCGACGGGGTGCTGGTCAGTGCGGCGCGAGTGCTACAGGCACACCGCGACGATGGGCTGTCGCCGGAGCGGGGCGCATGGCGGGTTCGTGACGAGCAGAACGCTCTCGCCGCCTTGGTCGATCGGCTCTCTGCCCGAATCCGGCCGGCTGCCCAGCTGGACGATCTGATGGCGCAGGCGCACCAGCGGTTGATCAACCGGCTGGACCAGTGGAACGCGCGGGGAAAGTACGCCGGGAAACTGAGCAAGACCTTGGTGTATGAGCGCACCGGTGACAACGACAGCTACCTGCCGTTGCTGATCAGCCCGGAGAACGCGAGGGCCCACCAGGGCCAGCAGGACCGTGCGCCGTTCGTCGTCGCGCACTCGATGCGGGAGGTCCAGCCGGAGATCAACCTGCTGGTCAGCCCCATACCCGAGCGGCTGTTCGTCGTCGAACCCGACGACGCGCCGGCGTGGGAGCTGCCCGAAGGAGAAGACGAGTGA
- a CDS encoding DUF1998 domain-containing protein has product MTDDDAAQMIFESAQPLDPLADSEQSNVKNRAKVGSARPSSLLYTYGVGSIMDLPQFSIMPAGLDDWEPIWRRRPTVPTIEEPRLLKVVQLHLGSRVQQLRPFPWQPKARAMSQEGSDLGIPARVFPQWLRCTGCDYLGPLSRFSYTNTHPFRPDLATFEHASCPGRTFAGAAKGKAKAPAKGKARRSPAVPARYLLACANGHLDEFPYALWVHRGGTCPAAPHPDLKLRDSNIGQGAGAVITCERCQQRRGMGEAQGEAGKQKLPTCRGRHPHLNAFDPKCGLDTSLMMMGASNLWFASTQSIIVMPRSEEQKQTALATKLRTQLTPEELADYAAMPNVLRSLLNAHKCDIAGVTDEQLTAAAVEAVAPPPSEEERRERLRDWDPVELLVPEWDYLQKPSLFAQQLDSSGLMVTEMPTAADLPKQVHRVIAVNRMKKVNAVIGFTRIDEMDRVNDLASRLVKLTRDGRPTWVPATEDRGEGIFLQLDENAIVAWEAQILPTGLWRAHREAHRHNFSRRFSATAAQIDPDTRFPAPRYWLIHSLAHILIREMAMSCGYGAASLSERLYAWPAAPDRPAAAGLLICTTASDSEGTLGGLVALSQPERLHGLLLDALRRAARCSSDPVCGQRTPRHGEDFLHGAACHCCSFASETSCERANRFLDRRFLLTLPTIDDERVPGFFGTIDVY; this is encoded by the coding sequence GTGACGGACGACGACGCGGCGCAGATGATCTTCGAGTCGGCGCAGCCGTTGGACCCACTTGCCGACAGTGAGCAGTCAAACGTCAAGAACCGGGCCAAGGTGGGCTCGGCCCGCCCCTCGTCGCTGCTCTACACCTACGGTGTCGGCTCGATCATGGACCTGCCGCAGTTCTCGATCATGCCGGCTGGCCTCGACGACTGGGAGCCGATCTGGCGGCGGCGGCCCACCGTACCGACGATCGAGGAACCACGGCTGCTCAAGGTGGTCCAGCTTCACCTCGGGTCCCGCGTGCAGCAACTGCGGCCGTTCCCGTGGCAGCCGAAGGCCCGCGCAATGTCGCAGGAAGGCTCCGACCTCGGCATTCCGGCCCGGGTGTTCCCGCAGTGGCTGCGCTGCACCGGCTGCGACTACCTCGGGCCGCTGTCGCGGTTCAGCTACACCAACACCCACCCGTTCCGGCCCGACCTGGCGACCTTCGAACACGCAAGTTGTCCCGGCCGTACGTTCGCGGGGGCGGCGAAAGGAAAGGCCAAGGCTCCCGCGAAGGGAAAGGCCAGGCGCAGCCCGGCGGTGCCCGCCCGTTACCTGCTCGCCTGCGCCAACGGCCACCTCGACGAGTTCCCGTACGCGTTGTGGGTGCACCGCGGCGGAACCTGCCCCGCCGCCCCGCACCCGGACCTGAAACTGCGCGACAGCAACATCGGTCAGGGAGCCGGCGCAGTCATCACCTGCGAACGTTGCCAACAGCGGCGAGGCATGGGCGAGGCTCAGGGTGAGGCCGGCAAGCAGAAGCTGCCGACCTGCCGGGGCCGGCATCCGCACCTGAACGCCTTCGACCCCAAGTGTGGGCTGGACACCTCGCTGATGATGATGGGCGCGTCCAACCTCTGGTTCGCCTCGACCCAGTCGATCATCGTGATGCCCCGCAGTGAGGAGCAGAAGCAGACCGCGCTGGCCACGAAATTGCGGACGCAACTCACTCCGGAGGAACTGGCCGACTACGCAGCCATGCCGAACGTGCTTCGTTCGCTTCTCAACGCGCACAAGTGCGACATCGCTGGCGTCACCGACGAACAGCTGACCGCGGCGGCAGTCGAGGCAGTCGCCCCGCCCCCGTCGGAGGAGGAGCGTCGGGAGAGGCTACGCGATTGGGACCCGGTCGAGCTGCTTGTGCCGGAGTGGGACTACCTGCAAAAACCGAGCCTGTTCGCGCAGCAACTGGACTCCAGTGGGCTAATGGTCACCGAAATGCCCACCGCCGCCGACCTCCCGAAGCAAGTGCACCGGGTCATCGCTGTGAACCGGATGAAAAAGGTCAATGCGGTGATCGGTTTCACTCGCATCGACGAGATGGACCGGGTCAACGACCTCGCGAGCCGGCTCGTCAAGCTCACCCGGGACGGCCGCCCTACCTGGGTGCCAGCCACCGAGGACCGCGGCGAGGGCATCTTCCTGCAACTGGACGAGAACGCCATCGTCGCCTGGGAAGCGCAGATCCTGCCCACCGGCCTGTGGCGGGCGCACCGCGAAGCCCACCGGCACAACTTCTCCCGGCGCTTCTCCGCTACCGCCGCCCAGATCGACCCCGACACTCGCTTCCCCGCCCCGCGCTACTGGCTGATCCACAGCCTGGCGCACATCCTCATCCGCGAGATGGCGATGTCCTGCGGTTACGGCGCTGCCAGCCTTAGCGAACGCCTCTACGCCTGGCCCGCCGCCCCCGACCGGCCCGCCGCCGCTGGCCTACTCATCTGCACCACGGCGTCCGACAGCGAGGGCACCCTCGGTGGACTGGTCGCGCTCAGCCAGCCGGAACGGCTGCACGGGCTCCTGCTCGACGCGCTGCGAAGAGCAGCCCGCTGCTCTTCCGACCCCGTCTGCGGGCAACGCACACCACGACACGGCGAGGACTTCCTGCACGGCGCGGCCTGCCACTGCTGCAGCTTCGCCTCGGAGACCTCCTGCGAACGCGCCAATCGATTCCTCGACCGTAGATTCCTGCTCACCCTGCCCACGATCGACGACGAACGGGTCCCCGGCTTCTTCGGGACCATCGATGTCTACTGA
- a CDS encoding Eco57I restriction-modification methylase domain-containing protein codes for MRTARTFRPKTATELHRAWLELVETDGPFLAIPPLKRVWPQGMPALDPERLDGLREARPAFDHAWEALDIDPDDETVQAKYAEVRDVWVQTVLRDVVGWRTSLAWSPDCAPGVTAHSPDRRISVTPQAALHGPDGIGALVGVVDKRDSLHATGTDGWAATAIDRMEAMLRGAGIAIGIVTDGRWWALVCARPDAMVASGIVDAQTWVEEPLTRNAFLTVVARQYIIGGDPNERLPKLFEESVAAAEEITEALGAQVRRAVELLIQAFAETAADHHRRGLHDPLPDDPHDTYSAAVTVMMRVVFLLFAEERGLLPQSELFLQGYGISGELDDLEQRRLRDGEESLDSTYLTWHRLLATSQALYRGASFENMRMPAYGGSLFDPDQYPFLIAANDNDTLAMPVSDRVMLHVLRSVQVAQLKGGDARRISFRDVDVEQIGYIYEGLLGYSCTRVTGDTLVGLVGATGAEPEIPLTVLEQLANANTTPAKLATAIIAWLKENQPAATPPSANALAKRLATTPSDDADRMLRAVTDDDDLRARLLPWATITRPDLRDRPTVVLDGGLVVTETPSRRNAGAHYTPKSLAEEVVQHALEPLCYSPGPHQTAERNAWKLRGSDEILNLKVADIAAGSGAFLVAAARYLAARLVEAWIDEDSANATRPDLGQHAIREVVARCLYGADINAMAVEMCKLSLWLVSLDGNLPFSFVDDKILHGNSLLGLTHLRQLRALHIDPPEHQQPRLSARDMDSTIQRAIGIRRELASEVRENDPQRSATAKRRQLNRMHELTAQLRQAADGVVAAGLRVGGKPGKALDEAYENLAEAIAAAMPADGQSPDPAFLESILEEGLTPTVATDYKRWQPLHWALEVPDVAVDHGGFDAIVGNPPFLGTKMLSGAIGTNCREWLVNQIAAGAKGRADLVAYFLLRAVNLLRPTGVLGLIATNSVAQGGSREVGLDRIVASGFTLTRAVRSAPWPSGSVQLEYAAIWGTRAPVADGAHRIADGVVVPRISPLLEPAGCVDGTPVRLAENRDVAFQGCTVLGMGFIVEPDEAHRWIERDKHNAEVLFPYLTGDDLSSRPDCSPSRWVIDFKDRSEAEAARYSIPFDRISDLVRPERAKNNRKARRERWWQYAENAPGMRRAIANLENVFVVVLTSKAAMPMRVPTGQVFSNKLAVFATDSFANQALLSSSIHWSWAVKYSPTLGTSVNYAPSDAFETFPQPERIDHLDKVGFVLDRERREIMLRRQLGLTRLYNLVNDPDLADTNDPDIARMRQIHVELDQAVMAAYRWSDVSLDYGFHTYRQMTRWTVSPAARVEILDRLLAENLRRAAAQQPKAAKKATARQRKPDVHDGQEALL; via the coding sequence ATGCGGACCGCCCGTACCTTCCGCCCGAAGACGGCCACCGAGCTGCACCGGGCGTGGCTGGAACTGGTCGAGACAGACGGCCCCTTCCTGGCCATCCCGCCGCTGAAGCGGGTCTGGCCGCAGGGCATGCCCGCCCTGGACCCCGAACGCCTCGACGGCCTCCGCGAGGCCAGGCCGGCGTTCGACCACGCCTGGGAAGCCCTCGACATCGACCCGGACGACGAGACCGTTCAGGCCAAGTACGCCGAGGTCCGCGACGTCTGGGTGCAGACCGTCCTGCGGGACGTCGTCGGCTGGCGTACCTCGCTGGCCTGGAGTCCCGACTGCGCGCCCGGGGTGACCGCGCACTCACCCGACCGGCGGATCTCCGTCACCCCGCAGGCCGCGCTGCACGGGCCGGACGGCATCGGCGCGCTGGTCGGCGTGGTCGACAAGCGCGACAGCCTGCACGCCACCGGCACCGACGGCTGGGCCGCCACCGCCATCGACCGGATGGAAGCGATGCTGCGCGGCGCCGGCATCGCGATCGGCATCGTCACCGACGGCCGCTGGTGGGCGCTGGTCTGCGCCCGGCCGGACGCGATGGTCGCCTCCGGCATCGTCGACGCCCAGACCTGGGTCGAGGAACCGCTGACCCGCAACGCCTTCCTCACCGTCGTCGCCCGGCAGTACATCATCGGCGGTGACCCCAACGAGCGGCTCCCCAAGCTATTCGAGGAGTCCGTCGCCGCCGCCGAGGAGATCACCGAAGCTCTCGGCGCCCAGGTCCGCCGCGCCGTCGAGCTGCTGATCCAGGCGTTCGCCGAGACCGCCGCCGACCACCACAGGCGCGGCCTGCATGATCCGCTCCCAGACGACCCGCACGACACCTACTCCGCGGCCGTCACGGTCATGATGCGCGTCGTCTTCCTGCTCTTCGCCGAGGAGCGCGGCCTGCTGCCGCAGAGCGAGCTATTCCTGCAGGGGTACGGCATCAGCGGTGAACTCGACGACCTGGAACAGCGCCGGCTGCGCGACGGCGAGGAATCGCTGGACAGCACCTACCTGACCTGGCACCGGCTACTCGCCACCAGCCAGGCCCTCTACCGGGGCGCCTCGTTCGAGAACATGCGCATGCCAGCGTACGGCGGATCGCTGTTCGACCCGGACCAGTACCCGTTCCTGATCGCCGCGAACGACAACGACACCCTCGCCATGCCCGTCTCCGACCGGGTCATGCTGCACGTCCTGCGCTCGGTGCAGGTCGCCCAGCTCAAGGGCGGCGACGCACGCCGGATCTCGTTCCGAGACGTCGACGTGGAACAGATCGGCTACATCTACGAAGGACTGCTCGGCTACTCCTGCACCCGGGTCACCGGCGACACCCTGGTCGGCCTCGTCGGCGCGACCGGAGCCGAGCCGGAGATCCCGCTGACCGTGCTGGAGCAGCTCGCCAACGCCAATACGACTCCGGCGAAACTGGCCACCGCGATCATCGCCTGGCTCAAGGAGAACCAGCCCGCTGCCACCCCGCCGAGCGCAAACGCCTTGGCGAAGCGGCTCGCAACCACGCCCAGCGACGACGCCGACCGCATGCTGCGCGCGGTGACCGATGACGACGACCTGCGTGCACGCCTGCTCCCCTGGGCCACCATCACCCGGCCCGACCTGCGCGACCGCCCCACCGTCGTCCTGGACGGCGGTCTGGTGGTCACCGAGACGCCGTCGCGGCGCAACGCCGGCGCGCACTACACGCCGAAATCCCTCGCCGAGGAGGTCGTCCAGCACGCCCTCGAACCACTCTGCTACTCCCCCGGCCCGCACCAAACCGCCGAACGGAACGCCTGGAAACTGCGCGGCTCGGACGAGATCCTCAACCTCAAGGTGGCCGACATCGCCGCCGGCTCCGGCGCATTCCTGGTCGCCGCCGCCCGCTACCTCGCCGCCCGCCTCGTCGAGGCATGGATCGACGAGGATTCGGCCAACGCTACCCGGCCCGATCTCGGCCAGCACGCAATCCGCGAAGTCGTCGCCCGCTGCCTGTACGGCGCAGACATCAACGCGATGGCCGTCGAGATGTGCAAGCTCTCCCTCTGGCTGGTGTCGCTCGACGGGAACCTGCCCTTCTCCTTCGTCGACGACAAGATCCTGCACGGCAACTCTTTACTCGGTCTCACCCATCTGCGGCAGCTCCGCGCCCTGCACATCGATCCACCCGAGCACCAGCAGCCGAGGCTGTCGGCCCGCGACATGGACAGCACCATCCAGCGAGCCATCGGCATCCGCCGCGAACTCGCCAGCGAGGTACGTGAGAACGACCCACAGCGCAGCGCCACAGCAAAACGCCGCCAGCTCAACCGGATGCACGAGTTGACCGCCCAGCTCCGCCAGGCAGCCGATGGCGTTGTCGCTGCCGGACTCCGCGTTGGCGGCAAACCGGGCAAGGCTCTCGACGAGGCATACGAGAATCTCGCCGAAGCAATAGCCGCTGCGATGCCGGCGGATGGGCAGTCGCCCGACCCGGCTTTCCTGGAATCCATCTTGGAGGAAGGCCTTACGCCGACAGTCGCGACGGACTACAAACGCTGGCAGCCGCTACACTGGGCACTCGAAGTCCCGGACGTCGCAGTCGACCATGGCGGCTTCGACGCTATCGTCGGAAATCCACCATTCCTTGGCACGAAGATGCTCAGTGGCGCTATCGGAACCAATTGTCGGGAATGGCTCGTCAATCAAATCGCCGCGGGCGCCAAAGGAAGGGCAGACCTAGTCGCGTACTTTCTCCTACGAGCAGTCAATCTGCTTCGGCCCACCGGCGTGCTGGGCTTAATCGCTACCAACAGCGTTGCGCAGGGAGGCAGCCGTGAGGTCGGCCTCGATCGGATAGTAGCGAGCGGTTTCACATTGACTCGTGCTGTTCGCAGCGCTCCGTGGCCCTCGGGAAGCGTCCAACTGGAGTATGCCGCCATCTGGGGCACCAGGGCACCCGTCGCTGATGGCGCGCACCGTATTGCCGATGGTGTCGTAGTTCCTCGAATCTCGCCGCTACTGGAGCCCGCCGGGTGCGTCGACGGAACGCCAGTCCGACTGGCCGAGAACAGGGACGTTGCGTTCCAGGGGTGCACGGTCCTCGGCATGGGGTTCATCGTAGAACCCGACGAGGCACATCGGTGGATCGAGAGGGACAAGCACAACGCGGAAGTCCTCTTTCCTTACCTGACCGGAGATGACCTCAGCTCGCGCCCTGACTGCTCGCCATCTCGCTGGGTGATTGACTTCAAGGACCGCAGCGAGGCAGAGGCAGCACGATACTCAATACCTTTTGACCGCATATCAGACCTCGTAAGACCTGAACGCGCAAAGAACAACCGAAAAGCTCGGCGCGAGCGATGGTGGCAGTATGCCGAGAATGCTCCCGGAATGCGCCGTGCGATTGCCAACCTCGAAAATGTCTTCGTCGTCGTGTTAACCAGCAAAGCCGCAATGCCGATGCGGGTTCCGACCGGACAGGTATTCAGCAACAAGCTCGCGGTGTTTGCGACCGATTCGTTCGCCAATCAAGCGCTACTGTCGTCCTCCATCCACTGGAGTTGGGCGGTAAAGTACAGTCCAACACTCGGAACTTCGGTGAATTACGCACCGTCTGACGCCTTCGAAACATTTCCACAGCCAGAGCGGATAGACCATCTTGACAAGGTCGGATTTGTGCTGGACCGGGAGCGGCGAGAGATTATGTTGCGTCGTCAGCTCGGCCTAACGAGGCTGTACAACCTCGTCAACGATCCCGACCTGGCCGATACTAACGATCCCGATATTGCCCGGATGCGGCAAATTCATGTCGAGCTGGATCAGGCGGTGATGGCCGCGTACCGCTGGTCGGATGTGTCGCTCGACTACGGCTTCCATACGTACCGGCAGATGACCCGCTGGACGGTTAGCCCGGCGGCGCGGGTGGAGATCCTAGACCGGTTGCTGGCGGAGAATCTGCGCCGCGCGGCAGCGCAGCAGCCAAAGGCGGCGAAAAAGGCGACTGCCCGCCAGCGGAAGCCCGACGTCCATGACGGTCAGGAGGCGTTGCTGTGA